One segment of Paenibacillus rhizovicinus DNA contains the following:
- a CDS encoding response regulator produces the protein MLVLIVDDEYEIREGLRRNFPWHEYGIDEVMTADDGDSALELVRSRQPELILTDIRMKRMSGLELIERCVAERAEGWRAIVISGHDEFEMVRHAMKLGAMDYLLKPINTSDLGDILKRMIDQLQKEKRDRDNEMLLQSHVQSALPKMREEVLRELVDFKYNAYRETRILHQLRTLELDWLMEERLAMMLIEVDDLKAIESRNERELILFGIGNVVRQTLEEDCAYRSVLYADGKNRWVVLLECPDAARLEEYKDFGQLCIKRVRQYVKVNVSVGLSSTYDHASGLHATYTETEEILEQKAVYGGNRLLTGLGWENDAEHGNLSIQHPAEVLDLIRYGSDDEIRAAMEPFVDMVKGWSFAQIKDIQQRIFEWLLDLFKKAWQNGWADRSWERNPMAVWERLEQFDTLESLKEQTEQFLLAVAAGFRNQSVSPSQIIQEAEKFIRKHYAQSLTLQSVAEEVHVTPVWLSKLFKKELGKTFLEYLTDIRMERAKGMLEEVQYKVYEVSSQVGYKDPVHFTKLFKKQTGHTPKEYRRLQGIVSHE, from the coding sequence ATGCTGGTTCTGATCGTAGACGATGAATATGAAATCCGTGAAGGGCTGCGCCGGAACTTCCCTTGGCATGAATACGGCATTGATGAAGTGATGACCGCCGACGATGGAGACAGCGCGCTGGAGCTGGTTCGATCCAGACAGCCCGAGTTGATATTGACGGATATCCGCATGAAGCGGATGTCGGGCCTTGAGCTGATCGAGCGCTGCGTCGCCGAACGCGCCGAAGGGTGGAGAGCGATCGTCATCAGCGGTCACGACGAGTTCGAGATGGTGCGACACGCGATGAAGCTGGGCGCGATGGATTATTTACTGAAGCCGATCAACACGTCGGATCTTGGCGATATTTTGAAACGAATGATCGACCAGCTGCAAAAAGAGAAGCGGGACCGGGACAACGAGATGCTGCTCCAATCCCATGTCCAGAGCGCGCTGCCGAAGATGCGCGAGGAAGTGCTCCGCGAGCTGGTCGATTTCAAATACAACGCATACCGGGAAACGAGAATTCTTCATCAATTGAGAACGCTGGAGCTGGACTGGCTGATGGAGGAACGCCTCGCGATGATGCTCATCGAAGTCGATGACCTGAAGGCGATCGAGAGCCGCAACGAACGGGAATTGATTTTGTTCGGGATCGGCAATGTCGTGCGGCAGACGTTGGAGGAGGACTGCGCGTATCGCTCCGTGCTGTATGCGGACGGGAAGAATCGCTGGGTAGTGCTGCTCGAGTGCCCGGATGCTGCCAGGCTGGAGGAGTACAAAGACTTCGGCCAGCTATGCATTAAGCGCGTTCGTCAATACGTGAAGGTCAACGTAAGCGTAGGACTTAGCTCGACGTATGATCATGCAAGCGGGCTTCATGCGACCTATACGGAGACGGAAGAGATTTTGGAGCAAAAGGCCGTTTACGGAGGCAATCGTCTGCTGACAGGCCTGGGATGGGAAAATGACGCCGAGCATGGCAATCTCTCCATCCAGCATCCGGCGGAGGTGCTCGACTTGATCCGTTACGGATCGGATGACGAAATCCGGGCGGCGATGGAGCCTTTCGTGGACATGGTCAAAGGCTGGTCCTTCGCGCAGATCAAAGACATTCAGCAGCGCATTTTCGAATGGCTGCTCGATCTGTTCAAAAAAGCGTGGCAGAACGGATGGGCGGACCGCAGCTGGGAACGCAATCCGATGGCAGTCTGGGAACGCTTGGAGCAGTTCGATACGCTGGAATCGCTGAAAGAGCAAACCGAGCAGTTTCTGCTCGCGGTCGCTGCCGGCTTCCGGAACCAAAGCGTGTCCCCGAGCCAGATCATTCAGGAAGCGGAGAAGTTCATTCGCAAGCACTACGCCCAAAGCTTAACGCTGCAAAGCGTGGCGGAGGAGGTTCACGTCACGCCGGTCTGGCTAAGCAAACTGTTCAAGAAGGAGCTGGGCAAGACGTTCCTCGAGTATCTGACCGATATCCGAATGGAACGGGCGAAGGGGATGCTGGAAGAGGTACAGTACAAAGTATACGAGGTGTCGTCGCAGGTGGGCTATAAGGACCCCGTTCATTTCACGAAGCTGTTCAAGAAGCAGACCGGCCACACGCCGAAGGAATACCGCAGGCTGCAGGGGATCGTAAGCCATGAATAG
- a CDS encoding YiaA/YiaB family inner membrane protein yields the protein MREHNVRYRPRNTAAFTFLSWAGFALAILAQYVGIFNLEEPLSVRGYYAIGGAFLIVSCLVLQKTIRDNEEDRLNREEFEE from the coding sequence CTGAGAGAGCATAACGTTCGTTACCGCCCTCGCAATACGGCTGCATTTACGTTCCTGTCTTGGGCCGGCTTCGCGCTGGCGATTCTGGCGCAGTATGTCGGCATATTCAACCTGGAGGAGCCGCTTTCGGTCAGAGGTTACTACGCGATCGGAGGCGCGTTTCTGATCGTTTCATGCCTGGTGCTGCAGAAGACGATCCGCGACAACGAGGAAGACCGATTGAATCGGGAAGAATTCGAAGAATAG
- a CDS encoding glycoside hydrolase family 2 protein, with protein sequence MTAQALQTTTAALPRPEYPRPDWQRHDWLNLNGTWAFQLQTENNESGSTQLADRFDSEITVPFSWASPLSGIGRSETGIGWYKREVSWSPETSGSLVFLRFGAVDYNCDVWINGVHVGSHSGGYGTFEFDVTSVWKSGEGNIIVVKAEDFDLKSQTRGKQGYGEIRGIWQPVWLEARPQSYIQAAKFITKLDGSIQVNATVAANKAGDAKLQFAFAEGAVSHAELVTLEQGVNNISVSFQVADPQLWSPESPYLYEGEITLASGEGTDNIATYFGIREISTALYGDRKYRWITLNGKPAYLNGTLDQAFHETGYFTYPTDEAMRDEIYLAKRIGLNFIRIHIKPEEPRKLYWADKLGMMVMEDMPCFWGNPDETARPAYEREAKEIIDRDFNHPSIFSWVMFNETWGLRTDAETIALTSQDGGKAEATYLPETQEWVRSMYRWAKSVDPTRIVEENSPCNWDKVESDINTWHFYINGYEEVRAHVTEVVENTYPGSSFNCIGGNVQTDAPLMNSECGNVWGFTNGAGDSDLAWHYRYMLNEFRRHDKMCGFVFTELRDVTNEFNGYYRLDGREKFFGYEAFVPGMSLADLHAPDFIVIDAPPCQTVQAGATVSIPLLASSFSDRYHGQQLQLSWELWHDNLGTRVTNERGVVALDWNGFGVTPIAAPLTFGLPKQDAVAVLALTLRAADGTVVTRNFIAFDVRSGGDAPVYDADGQFIAVPVTDFVEHSFAHQWNAIQEGKTNGGKAGQFVYEISLPDAAAQALVGHVELAFEASAKRLLARNLEGARDQDHTISMMHGADAAVEYNSNTYYMTDNEFHESLINVLVDGEKVASFLLPDNPADSRGVLSYQYQEVQNKLDEAGSYGYLCKVTLPSSITAKLDRSRGFKLTLEAGEGGLALYGRNAGRYPIDILVNVK encoded by the coding sequence ATGACAGCTCAAGCATTGCAAACGACGACAGCGGCATTGCCGCGTCCCGAATACCCGCGTCCGGACTGGCAGCGCCACGATTGGCTGAACTTGAACGGAACCTGGGCATTCCAGCTTCAAACGGAAAACAATGAGAGCGGTTCCACGCAGCTCGCGGACCGCTTCGACAGCGAAATCACGGTGCCGTTCTCTTGGGCGAGCCCGCTGTCCGGCATCGGCCGCAGCGAAACCGGCATCGGCTGGTATAAACGCGAAGTATCCTGGTCGCCGGAAACGAGCGGTTCGCTGGTGTTCCTGCGTTTCGGGGCCGTGGATTACAACTGCGACGTTTGGATTAACGGCGTGCACGTCGGCTCCCATTCCGGCGGTTACGGCACGTTCGAATTCGACGTCACGAGCGTTTGGAAATCGGGCGAAGGCAATATCATCGTCGTCAAAGCGGAAGATTTCGACTTGAAATCGCAAACTCGCGGCAAGCAGGGCTACGGCGAGATTCGCGGCATCTGGCAGCCGGTATGGCTGGAGGCTCGCCCGCAATCGTATATCCAAGCGGCTAAATTCATCACGAAGCTGGACGGCAGCATTCAAGTGAATGCCACGGTTGCGGCGAACAAGGCCGGCGACGCGAAGCTGCAGTTCGCTTTTGCCGAGGGCGCGGTGTCGCATGCGGAGCTCGTTACGTTGGAGCAGGGCGTGAATAACATCAGCGTTTCGTTCCAAGTGGCGGATCCGCAACTGTGGAGTCCGGAATCGCCGTACCTATATGAAGGCGAGATCACGCTGGCAAGCGGTGAAGGCACGGACAACATCGCGACGTATTTCGGCATTCGCGAGATCAGCACGGCGTTGTACGGCGACCGTAAGTACCGTTGGATCACGTTGAACGGCAAGCCGGCTTACTTGAATGGCACGTTGGATCAGGCATTCCATGAGACAGGGTATTTTACATATCCGACGGACGAGGCGATGCGGGATGAAATCTATCTGGCGAAGCGAATCGGCTTGAACTTCATCCGCATCCATATTAAGCCGGAAGAGCCGCGCAAGCTGTATTGGGCGGATAAGCTCGGCATGATGGTCATGGAAGACATGCCTTGTTTCTGGGGCAATCCCGATGAGACCGCGCGTCCTGCTTACGAGCGCGAGGCGAAGGAAATCATCGACCGGGACTTCAATCATCCGTCGATTTTCTCGTGGGTCATGTTCAACGAAACATGGGGCCTTCGCACGGACGCCGAGACGATCGCGTTGACCAGCCAAGACGGGGGCAAGGCGGAAGCGACGTATTTGCCGGAAACGCAGGAATGGGTCCGTTCGATGTACCGCTGGGCGAAGAGCGTGGATCCGACGCGGATCGTAGAAGAAAATTCGCCGTGCAACTGGGATAAAGTCGAGTCGGACATCAATACATGGCATTTCTACATTAATGGCTACGAAGAGGTTCGCGCTCACGTGACGGAGGTCGTCGAGAATACGTATCCGGGTTCGTCCTTCAACTGCATCGGCGGCAACGTGCAAACCGATGCGCCGCTGATGAACAGCGAGTGCGGCAACGTATGGGGCTTTACGAACGGCGCGGGCGACAGCGACCTCGCGTGGCATTACCGTTACATGCTGAACGAGTTCCGCCGTCATGACAAAATGTGCGGCTTCGTCTTCACCGAGCTGCGCGACGTCACGAATGAATTCAACGGCTACTACCGTTTGGACGGCCGCGAGAAATTCTTCGGCTATGAAGCCTTCGTGCCCGGCATGTCGCTTGCGGACCTGCACGCGCCGGACTTTATCGTCATCGATGCTCCGCCTTGCCAGACCGTTCAAGCGGGCGCAACCGTGTCGATTCCGCTGCTTGCGTCGAGCTTCTCGGACCGCTATCACGGGCAGCAGCTTCAGCTGAGCTGGGAGCTGTGGCATGACAACCTCGGCACGCGCGTAACCAACGAACGCGGCGTGGTCGCGCTCGATTGGAACGGCTTCGGCGTCACGCCGATCGCCGCCCCGCTGACGTTCGGCTTGCCGAAGCAGGATGCGGTCGCCGTGCTGGCACTGACGCTTCGCGCCGCGGACGGCACCGTCGTCACGCGCAACTTCATTGCGTTCGACGTGCGCAGCGGCGGCGACGCGCCGGTGTATGACGCGGACGGACAATTCATCGCGGTACCGGTTACGGATTTCGTGGAGCACAGCTTCGCGCACCAATGGAATGCGATCCAGGAAGGCAAGACGAACGGCGGCAAAGCCGGCCAATTCGTTTACGAGATCTCCCTTCCGGATGCGGCAGCGCAGGCGCTCGTCGGGCATGTCGAGCTTGCGTTCGAGGCCAGCGCGAAACGGCTCTTGGCACGCAATCTCGAAGGCGCGCGGGACCAGGATCATACGATTAGCATGATGCACGGCGCAGATGCAGCGGTGGAATACAACTCCAACACGTACTACATGACCGACAACGAGTTTCACGAATCGCTTATCAACGTGCTGGTAGACGGGGAGAAAGTCGCCTCGTTCCTCCTGCCTGATAATCCGGCGGACAGCCGCGGCGTGCTCTCGTACCAATACCAGGAAGTCCAGAACAAATTGGACGAAGCAGGCTCCTACGGTTACTTGTGCAAAGTGACGCTGCCAAGCAGCATTACGGCGAAGCTTGACCGCAGCCGCGGCTTCAAGCTGACGCTGGAAGCCGGCGAAGGCGGACTTGCGCTGTACGGACGCAATGCGGGACGTTATCCGATCGATATTTTGGTTAACGTGAAATAA